From a single Apium graveolens cultivar Ventura chromosome 2, ASM990537v1, whole genome shotgun sequence genomic region:
- the LOC141698354 gene encoding uncharacterized protein LOC141698354, translated as MWGIDLIGELPKAKGGVKYAVVTVDYFIKWAEAEPLATIMEKKLNEFVHRTIAKLEEKKGTWPEELAQVPWSYNTTPRTITGETFFLVYECEAMVPVEVGARSFRKDNYDSEANEVNHRLYLDMIEETREDAQIMIATYQQRAARHYNSKVRARTFKVGDLVMRLVMPNTKVGRIMRGEDTGTRCEPLGPAR; from the exons atgtggggaattgatctgattGGAGAACTCCCGAAGGCCAAGGGAGGTGTTAAGTATGCGGTTGTTACGGTAGATTACTTCATTAAGTGGGCAGAGGCCGAGCCTCTAGCCACTATCATGGAAAAAAAGCTCAATGAATTTGTGCACAGGACCATT gcaaagcttgaagagaagaaaggGACATGGCCAGAGGAGCTCGCACAGGTCCCGTGGTCTTATAACACGACCCCCCGAACTATAACTGGAGAGACCTTTTTTTTGGTGTATGAGTGTGAAGCTATGGTACCCGTTGAAGTAGGGGCAAGATCTTTTCGGAAGGACAACTATGACTCAGAGGCAAATGAGGTCAATCATCGACTCTATTTGGACATGATCGAAGAAACTCGGGAAGATGCTCAGATCATGATAGCAACATATCAACAGAGGGCAGCAAGGCACTACAACAGTAAGGTTCGAGCTCGGACTTTTAAGGTGGGAGATTTGGTTATGCGCCTGGTCATGCCAAACACCAAGGTG GGTCGCATTATGCGAGGAGAGGATACAGGAACAAGATGCGAGCCCCTGGGCCCAGCTCGCTAA
- the LOC141708240 gene encoding uncharacterized protein LOC141708240: MVSKTVELEVNVLENQVDNGGGGAWEYLSLVRKLKLRRPNQVLKHGLSLLNNSNLRSSLGPDEWTLYEQVAVAAMDCQCVDVAKDCIKVLQKKFPDSKRVGRLEAMLLEAKGSWQQAEKAYSSLLEDNPLDQIILKRRVAMTRAQGNISGAIEKLNQYLEIFMADNDAWRELAEIYVSLQMYKQAAFCYEELLLSQPTIPIHHLAYADVLYTLGGLENLHTAKKYYASTIDLTGGRNTRALMGICLCTSAITQLTKGRNKEDRESLELQSLVVTALEKDYKDRSPTSLPLLTSTLKSLQIKS, translated from the exons ATGGTGAGCAAAACAGTGGAGTTAGAAGTGAATGTGCTAGAGAATCAAGTTGACAACGGCGGTGGAGGAGCTTGGGAGTATCTGTCTCTCGTTCGTAAACTTAAACTTCGCCGTCCTAATCAAGTCCTTAAACACGGCTTATCTCTCTTAAACAACTCTAATCTCCGTTCTTCTCTTGGTCCTGATG AATGGACTCTATATGAACAAGTAGCTGTTGCAGCAATGGACTGTCAATGTGTCGATGTTGCAAAG GATTGCATCAAGGTTTTGCAGAAGAAGTTTCCGGACAGCAAGAGAGTTG GTAGGTTAGAAGCGATGTTATTAGAAGCTAAGGGATCTTGGCAACAGGCAGAAAAGGCGTACTCAAGTCTTTTAGAGGATAATCCATTAGATCAG ATTATTCTCAAGAGGAGGGTAGCTATGACAAGGGCTCAGGGAAACATTTCAGGAGCCATTGAAAAGCTGAATCAATACCTTGAAAT ATTCATGGCAGATAATGATGCTTGGAGGGAACTAGCAGAAATTTATGTTTCCTTACAAAT GTACAAGCAAGCAGCTTTCTGTTACGAGGAGCTGCTGTTATCTCAGCCAACGATTCCTATACACCACCTAGCTTATGCTGAT GTTCTTTACACACTAGGTGGACTTGAGAACCTCCACACAGCTAAGAAATATTACGCCTCTACCATAGATTTGACAGGTGGTAGGAACACCAGAGCACTCATGGGTATCTGCTTG TGTACATCTGCCATCACACAACTGACTAAAGGTCGGAACAAAGAGGACAGGGAAAGCTTGGAGCTGCAATCATTGGTAGTGACTGCACTGGAGAAGGACTACAAGGATAGATCTCCCACTAGTCTTCCGCTGCTTACTTCCACCTTAAAAAGCTTGCAAATCAAGTCATAA